A part of Thiomicrorhabdus sediminis genomic DNA contains:
- a CDS encoding CmpA/NrtA family ABC transporter substrate-binding protein → MQKINIGFIPLNDCAPLIVAKEQGFFAEQGLDVVLHREVSWSNIRDKLVFGQYDAAHMLAPMLMASTLGIGGVKKPLVTAYSFGLNGNAVSVSNALYGQMSEYESQLVLKPEKSAAVLKKVIESRKQNGQPPLRFAVVFPFSMHNYLLRYWLSEAGIDPDKDVHITVVPPPSMVKALQEDLIDAYCVGEPWNTHAVKEQVGVTLITGYEIWNNAPEKVLALRKDWADAHSDIHEKMIVALYRASEWIDKSENHQLLSDYLAAEEYVCAPHESINNAINGEVCNPSCSSCRKIPNFSLPFKYQANFPWQSHAQWILSQMQRWKQIGDEVDIKQLAESVYLTDFYRQVLQNHGVKLPSVNYKQEGVHAVPWMLDEIEMGEDSFILVQK, encoded by the coding sequence ATGCAGAAAATAAATATTGGTTTTATACCATTAAACGATTGCGCGCCTTTGATTGTTGCCAAGGAGCAGGGTTTTTTTGCCGAGCAAGGTTTGGATGTGGTTTTGCACCGTGAAGTATCTTGGTCGAATATCCGCGATAAGTTGGTGTTTGGCCAATACGATGCGGCGCATATGTTGGCGCCGATGTTGATGGCATCAACCTTGGGTATTGGTGGGGTTAAAAAACCGTTGGTCACCGCTTATTCATTCGGTTTAAATGGTAATGCGGTCAGTGTTTCAAATGCGCTTTATGGACAGATGAGCGAGTATGAATCTCAATTGGTGTTAAAGCCGGAAAAAAGTGCTGCAGTGCTTAAAAAGGTAATAGAGTCACGTAAGCAGAATGGTCAGCCGCCTTTAAGGTTTGCGGTGGTGTTTCCTTTTTCGATGCATAATTATCTGTTGCGTTATTGGTTGTCCGAAGCCGGTATTGATCCGGACAAAGATGTGCATATTACCGTTGTGCCGCCTCCGAGTATGGTGAAAGCATTGCAAGAAGATTTGATTGATGCCTATTGTGTCGGAGAACCATGGAATACTCACGCCGTAAAAGAGCAGGTGGGGGTAACTTTGATTACCGGTTATGAGATTTGGAACAATGCTCCGGAAAAGGTGTTGGCGCTCAGAAAGGATTGGGCGGATGCGCATAGTGATATTCATGAAAAGATGATTGTTGCTTTATATCGGGCCAGTGAGTGGATAGATAAAAGCGAAAACCATCAGTTATTAAGTGATTATCTGGCTGCGGAGGAGTATGTCTGCGCGCCGCATGAATCGATTAATAATGCCATTAATGGTGAGGTGTGCAATCCAAGCTGTTCAAGTTGTCGTAAGATTCCGAATTTCTCTTTGCCGTTTAAGTATCAGGCAAACTTTCCGTGGCAATCGCATGCACAGTGGATATTGTCGCAAATGCAGCGCTGGAAACAGATTGGTGATGAGGTGGATATTAAGCAGTTGGCCGAGTCTGTTTATTTAACGGATTTTTATCGCCAGGTTTTGCAAAATCACGGGGTGAAATTGCCCAGTGTGAATTATAAGCAAGAGGGCGTGCATGCCGTACCATGGATGCTTGATGAGATAGAAATGGGCGAAGATAGTTTTATTTTGGTGCAAAAATAG
- a CDS encoding ANTAR domain-containing response regulator, giving the protein MSKLKHEMIKVMLVDKDAGRAAILSQALLDHGYEVIDRVEPGPGLLARVAACMPDMIVVDTESPDRDILESMYLLSEHNPMPVVMFADADDENVINEAIRSGVSGYVVKGVDMKRVKSIMNVAIARFREYQALKTELIKTKSELEQNKLIDKAKRLLMQQKGVSEQEAFEAIRKRSMDSNQKLYEVAETIISVLE; this is encoded by the coding sequence ATGAGTAAATTAAAGCATGAAATGATTAAGGTGATGCTGGTGGATAAGGATGCCGGGCGTGCCGCTATTCTATCTCAGGCGTTGCTTGATCATGGTTATGAGGTGATTGATCGCGTTGAACCAGGTCCAGGGTTATTAGCTCGGGTGGCTGCTTGTATGCCGGATATGATTGTTGTCGATACCGAGTCGCCGGATCGAGATATTTTGGAAAGCATGTATCTGTTAAGTGAGCATAACCCGATGCCTGTTGTGATGTTTGCCGATGCCGATGATGAGAATGTGATCAATGAGGCGATCCGTTCAGGAGTCAGTGGTTATGTGGTGAAGGGCGTTGATATGAAGCGCGTCAAATCCATTATGAATGTCGCCATTGCTCGATTTCGAGAGTATCAGGCATTAAAGACCGAGTTGATCAAAACCAAGTCCGAATTGGAGCAGAACAAGTTGATAGATAAGGCCAAGCGTTTATTGATGCAGCAAAAAGGTGTTAGCGAGCAAGAGGCGTTTGAAGCGATCCGTAAAAGGTCAATGGACAGTAATCAGAAGCTATATGAAGTGGCCGAAACAATTATCAGCGTGCTGGAGTAG